A region from the Cryptococcus gattii WM276 chromosome H, complete sequence genome encodes:
- a CDS encoding Hypothetical protein (Similar to TIGR gene model, INSD accession AAW45371.1; CNI02730), giving the protein MPPTLLSCGSNAASHLAINHPNDVSVLTPTIYHHSLPPIFPPARILEVVSASAHSLLLLSSPNSSYSDDGQGKECRNILLGAGTNTLGQLGPRCSLWDDVRPEGQWKLLDLSRAYGLEGRWEPVKIAATWTTSFVVYQRVQETLSDGGTSETPKESLARQVIISCGSNDFGELGSSTPVMLSGTPSPIPVSQASQKPTLVDVGLKPGEKVQMIKGGQRHVIMVITGLECQRVMGWGASRKGELSAATLSGVTAAGPSNKAKGKSKANPHPLTSPPTLIDVPLQRGQSVVNIALGASHTIALLSDGSVLGWGSNLKGQITGVHELENVRAIAATWGGSYFLTSDGIYSQGSNTHSQLLRGKASSERGKVNIPEGRQVEKIVAGTEHLLVLARAGGQEEILFAGGWNEHGNLAMGDERDRDALERVELKGKVLGLWGGCASTWVWVDA; this is encoded by the coding sequence ATGCCGCCGACACTTCTGTCTTGCGGTTCAAACGCAGCTTCTCATCTCGCGATCAACCATCCCAACGACGTCTCTGTACTCACCCCCACCATCTACCACCATTCGCTCCCACCGATCTTTCCGCCAGCTAGAATACTTGAAGTCGTCTCTGCTTCTGCAcactctcttcttcttctctcatcACCCAACTCTAGCTATTCGGATGACGGTCAAGGCAAAGAGTGTAGAAATATCTTGCTGGGTGCTGGGACGAATACTTTAGGACAGTTAGGTCCTCGGTGTTCGCTTTGGGATGATGTGCGTCCCGAAGGACAGTGGAAATTACTTGATCTATCTCGGGCGTATGGTTTGGAAGGTAGATGGGAACCTGTGAAAATTGCTGCGACATGGACGACGAGTTTTGTGGTCTACCAGCGGGTACAAGAGACGTTATCAGATGGCGGAACTAGTGAAACTCCGAAGGAAAGCTTGGCTCGACAAGTCATCATATCATGCGGTTCAAATGACTTTGGAGAACTGGGGTCTTCGACACCTGTTATGCTGTCCGGCACACCATCTCCTATTCCGGTTTCGCAGGCGTCACAAAAACCGACGCTGGTTGATGTAGGGCTGAAACCTGGAGAGAAGGTGCAGATGATTAAAGGCGGACAGAGACATGTAATCATGGTAATTACGGGCTTAGAATGTCAAAGGGTTATGGGATGGGGAGCATCAAGAAAGGGGGAACTGAGTGCTGCAACTTTATCCGGTGTAACCGCTGCCGGGCCGTCTAACAAGGCAAAAGGTAAAAGCAAAGCGAATCCTCACCCACTCACATCACCCCCTACACTCATCGATGTTCCCCTCCAGCGGGGCCAAAGCGTTGTTAATATCGCTCTCGGAGCATCACACACCATCGCCCTCCTTTCTGACGGCTCAGTCCTTGGTTGGGGCAGTAACCTCAAAGGTCAGATCACAGGCGTGCACGAGTTGGAAAACGTCAGGGCTATTGCAGCAACATGGGGAGGATCCTACTTTCTTACATCCGACGGTATCTACTCGCAAGGTTCTAACACACACTCGCAGCTTCTGCGGGGTAAAGCAAGTTCAGAGAGAGGTAAAGTCAATATACCAGAGGGAAGGCAGGTGGAGAAGATAGTTGCGGGGACGGAACATCTACTTGTCCTTGCTAGGGCAGGCGGACAGGAAGAAATACTTTTTGCTGGAGGATGGAATGAACATGGTAATCTGGCGATGGGAGATGAAAGGGACAGAGACGCATTAGAGAGAGTTGAGCTGAAGGGTAAAGTGCTTGGGCTATGGGGCGGATGTGCTTCGACGTGGGTCTGGGTGGATGCGTAA
- a CDS encoding Nuclear mRNA splicing, via spliceosome-related protein, putative (Similar to TIGR gene model, INSD accession AAW45373.1): protein MSADNAVAPKRKLKPARKQVASDEVDKSQGYQAGREYNIWYNKWAGGDREDALASKVHSQTRCIISRDAGYTRADATGNKYCCLFFARGCCPYGYECQYLHRLPLPSHQLPDNSRDCFGREKHADYRDDMGGVGSFNRQNRTLYIGKIQESPDKKQMTETLLRHFGEWGKIVKHNILFGRGVAFVTYETDHQASFAKEAMANQSMDGDEILNVRWATEDPNPGEKIAEEKRIEEIGQKAIAGMLDEDLVEATQAVRALEDGDVEDFYHIEASKPEEDEEEEEENRPAKKGKSEGGFFNADALDNIKFYAEMVKKQAEEEREKARKVPTKQVGMSLLGGYGSGDESD from the exons ATGTCCGCAGACAATGCTGTAGCACCAAAGAGGAAGCTGAAGCCCGCTCGAAAGCAAGTGGCGTCGGACGAGGTGGACAAGAGCCAAGGTTATCAGGCGGGACGAGAGTACA ACATCTGGTATAACAAATGGGCGGGAGGAGACAGAGAGGATGCTTTAGCTAG CAAAGTACACTCTCAAACCCGATGTATCATCTCCCGAGATGCAGGCTACACAAGAGCAGACGCTACAGGTAACAAGTACTGCTGTTTGTTCTTTGCTCGTGGATGTTGTCCTTACGG ATACGAATGCCAGTATCTTCACCGTTTACCATTACCGAGCC ATCAATTACCGGACAACTCCAGAGACTGTTTCGGACGGGAGAAGCACGCCGATTACCGAGATGACATGGGTGGTGTTGGGTCTTTCAACCGTCAAAACCGAACATTGTATATTGGCAAGATCCAAGAAAGCCCGGATAAGAAGCAGATGACGGAGACTTTATTGCGTCATTTTGGAGAGTGGGGTAAGATCGTCAAAC ATAACATTTTGTTTGGACGTGGCGTCGCTTTTGTGACATACGAGACTGATCACCAAGCGAGCTTTGCCAAGGAGGCTATGGCCAATCAAAGTATGGACGGCGACGAAATCTTGAACGTTCG GTGGGCTACTGAAGATCCCAACCcaggagagaagattgcCGAGGAAAAACGTATTGAAGAAATTGGACAAAAGGCGATCGCCGGCATGCTCGACGAAGATTTAGTCGAGGCCACTCAAGCTGTTCGAGCCCTCGAAGACGGTGATGTTGAGGATTTCTACCATATCGAAGCATCAAAACctgaagaagatgaagaggaggaggaggagaacAGACCAGcaaaaaaaggaaaaagtgAAGGGGGATTTTTTAATGCGGACGCTTTGGATAACATCAAATTTTACGCTGAAATGGTGAAGAAACAGgctgaagaggagagggagaaggcTAGAAAAGTACCGACAAAGCAAGTCGGGATGTCATTGCTTGGAGGATACGGAAGCGGCGATGAGAGTGACTGA
- a CDS encoding RNA helicase, putative; Ski2p (Similar to TIGR gene model, INSD accession AAW45375.1; involved in exosome mediated 3' to 5' mRNA degradation and translation inhibition of non-poly(A) mRNAs), with protein MEQATDLEDSVFVELLNTAVNPSFVDAIPSDQLAASLGIDGPLNREQALELLENEILAPAHKFQGHELGYWQVQPPISLPTPHLTLSPLYQTHTVAPSFRGINGEFTHWREALAPKPPAHPTLSSSTTRAPGSLQNFVRGKGSYAPFLPGGLESAAKLEEYEDEDEDEDEDEDGEVGWKTRAPGMKRGAKLDGADDFLAEMLGQQSITAKAKRRRRDGEFASPQLTVSRLGDKDEDVDGIDLKPAHPSDKDIDDLLPIGRLPAPPSSKKQFKAVAKKDWAHVVDVNQKLDNFSELVPEMAKEYPFELDNFQKEAVYRLELGDSVFVAAHTSAGKTVVAEYAIALAAKHMTKAIYTSPIKALSNQKFRDFKTTFEPSTVGILTGDVQINAEGSCLIMTTEILRSMLYKGADLIRDVEFVIFDEVHYVNDAERGVVWEEVIIMLPEHVNIILLSATVPNTKEFADWVGRTKKKDIYVISTPMRPVPLEHFLWAGRETHKIVSSQSKFLMEGYSSASDALRRKQDKEREANGLPPLQRTGGRGGAPVKSKDLPTGKNAPFTRVGAGRNHTNRGGGNGPPQAAFGGGRGGRGGSRGGFGGSSRPSHVLDQNIWTHLISYLKKNTLLPVVNFVFSKKRCEEYAQTLSLDLCTAKEKSEVHITWERALTRLKGEDKNLPQILRMRELLGRGIGVHHGGLLPLVKEVVEILFARGLVKVLFATETFAMGVNMPAKSVVFSGIRKHDGTSFRNLLPGEYTQMAGRAGRRGLDTTGTVIILSGDELPSVEELNEMMLGVPNRLSSQFRLTYNMILNLLRVEALKVEEMIKRSFSENATQKMAPEQQRVIAQNSQSFPSLSHSPGNLAVILGNHPNLGPDGQRPDVKAFRALVLVTPGQKSGKEVVDTSSISFYDFYRLNSRESPSDIQQALNDLSKLHEELSVLPELPEADWSRLRDIDIQSLLKERTNAAGRLSKLGCQLCENFADHYATLHERKQVEQRIQKLKLQLSDQNLELLPDYESRVEVLKRLSFIDENATVLLKGRVACEINSAPELILTELILENILADYTPEEVVALLSIFVFVEKTESQPIIPTKLQDGLDVIYNIAEQVEMEQASCQVQHDEFATKYKPGLVEVVYEWARGMPFNEITNLTDVPEGTIVRVITRLDETCREVRDAARVIGDADLFKKMEEAQSLIRRDSESLRLSLECN; from the exons ATGGAGCAGGCGACTGATCTCGAAGATTCGGTCTTTGTAGAGCTCCTCAATACTGCCGTCAATCCTTCTTTTGTCGATGCGATACCGTCAGACCAGCTCGCCGCATCATTAGGGATCGATGGCCCTTTGAACAGAGAGCAAGCCTTGGAATTATTGGAAAATGAAATTCTGGCTCCTGCACATAAATTCCAAGGGCACGAACTTGGATACTGGCAAGT GCAACCACCCATCAGTCTTCCTACGCCGCACTTGACCCTTTCTCCTCTGTATCAGACGCACACGGTAGCTCCGTCGTTCCGAGGTATCAATGGGGAGTTCACGCATTGGCGAGAAGCTCTTGCTCCTAAACCCCCAGCCCATCCCACCTTGTCTTCATCTACGACCAGAGCCCCTGGTTCTCTGCAGAATTTCGTCAGAGGAAAGGGATCATATGCTCCTTTCCTTCCTGGTGGTTTGGAGTCTGCCGCCAAATTGGAAGAAtatgaggatgaagacgaagatgaagatgaagatgaagatggagaagtAGGGTGGAAAACAAGGGCACCTGGAATGAAAAGAGGTGCCAAGCTCGATGGAG CGGATGATTTCCTTGCTGAAATGCTGGGCCAGCAGTCAATAACTGCAAAGGCCAAGAGACGTCGACGGGATGGCGAATTTGCTTCACCTCAGTTGACTGTCTCAAGACTAGGTGATaaggatgaagatgttGACGGAATCGATCTCAAGCCTGCTCATCCTTCAGATAAGGACATCGATGATTTATTACCAATAGGA CGCCTTCCTgctcctccatcttctaAGAAACAGTTTAAGGCCGTTGCAAAGAAGGATTGGGCCCATGTTGTGGATGTAAATCAAAAACTGGATAAT TTCAGTGAACTGGTACCTGAAATGGCAAAAGAG TATCCTTTCGAACTCGATAACTTCCAAAAAGAAGCTGTTTACAGACTCGAACTGGGAGACAGTGTTTTCGTTGCTGCCCATACATCTGCAGGTAAAACGGTCGTTGCTGAATATGCTATTGCCCTTGCAGCGAAACATATGACCAA GGCCATTTATACTTCTCCCATCAAAGCTCTTTCGAATCAAAAATTTCGAGACTTCAAAACCACGTTTGAGCCCTCAACTGTTGGTATCCTGACGGGTGATGTCCAAATCAATGCCGAAGGAAGCTGTCTGATT ATGACAACGGAGATCTTGAGAAGCATGTTGTACAAAGGTGCTGACCTTATCCGAGATGTTGAGTTTGTCATCTTCGATGAGGTCCATTACGTCAATGATGCCGAG CGAGGTGTAGTTTGGGAAGAGGTTATTATAATGCTTCCAGAACACGTCAACATCATCTTGCTTTCCGCCACTGTACCGAACACCAAGGAGTTTGCAGACTGGGTTGG GCGAaccaagaagaaggacaTCTATGTCATCTCTACTCCTATGCGACCTGTCCCCCTAGAACACTTCCTCTGGGCCGGCCGAGAAACCCACAAAATCGTCAGCTCGCAATCTAAGTTTCTTATGGAAGGATATTCCTCAGCTAGCGATGCTCTTCGGCGAAAACAGGATAAAGAAAGAGAAGCCAATGGCTTGCCACCTCTACAACGTACTGGCGGTCGAGGAGGAGCGCCAGTTAAATCGAAGGATCTGCCAACCGGGAAGAATGCACCCTTTACCCGTGTTGGAGCTGGCAGGAACCACACCAATCGTGGAGGTGGTAATGGCCCACCACAAGCTGCTTTCGGCGGTGGAAGAGGCGGACGTGGAGGCAGTCGAGGCGGGTTTGGGGGTAGTTCGCGTCCTTCTCACGTGCTCGATCAAAATATTTGGACTCATCTCATCAGCTACCTCAAGAAGAACACCCTCTTACCGGTCGTCAACTTTGTGTTTAGCAAGAAGAGATGTGAGGAGTATGCGCAAACGTTAAGCCTAGATCTTTGTACCGCgaaagagaagagtgaAGTGCATATTACTTGGGAAAGGGCATTGACGCGGCTGAAGG GTGAGGATAAAAACCTTCCTCAGATTTTGCGTATGCGAGAACTACTGGGCCGAGGTATCGGTGTTCACCACGGTGGTCTTTTGCCGTTGGTGAAAG AGGTCGTCGAAATCTTGTTCGCTCGAGGCCTTGTAAAGGTCCTCTTTGCCACCGAAACCTTTGCCATG GGTGTTAATATGCCCGCAAAATCGGTCGTGTTCTCTGGCATTCGTAAACATGATGGCACTTCTTTCCGCAACCTTCTTCCTGGAGAGTACACTCAAATGGCTGGTCGAGCCGGTCGTCGTGGTCTCGATACCACGGGAACTGTCATTATTCTCAGCGGCGATGAGCTTCCTAGTGTCGAAGAGTTAAATGAGATGATGCTTGGTGTGCCCAACAGGCTCTCATCGCAGTTCAGATTGACTTATAACATGATTTTGAACTTGCTGAGAGTAGAGGCGCTCaaggtggaggagatgatTAAGAGAAGTTTCTCAGAAAACGCGACGCAAAAGATGGCGCCAGAGCAGCAGAGGGTCATCGCTCAG AACTCGCAAAGCTTCCCAAGCTTGAGT CATTCCCCTGGCAATCTTGCTGTAATCTTGGGTAATCATCCTAACCTTGGGCCTGACGGCCAGCGGCCCGATGTAAAGGCGTTTAGAGCCCTTGTGCTTGTAACACCGGGGCAGAAGTCCGGCAAAGAAG TGGTCGACACTTCCTCTATCTCCTTC TACGACTTCTATCGCTTGAATAGTAGAGAATCTCCTTCCGATATTCAGCAAGCTTTAAATGACCTCAGCAAACTTCATGAGGAGCTTTCAGTCCTGCCTGAACTGCCTGAGGCCGACTGGTCAAGATTGAGAGACATCGATATTCAGTCGTTGCTTAAGGAAAGGACAAATGCGGCCGGCAGGCTATCGAAACTGGGCTGCCAGCTGTGTGAGAACTTTGCGGATCAT TATGCCACTCTACATGAGCGAAAGCAGGTGGAGCAGCGTATTCAAAAACTCAAACTCCAACTCTCGGATCAAAACCTTGAACTGCTTCCTGACTATGAGTCTCGGGTCGAAGTTCTCAAACGGCTCTCTTTCATCGACGAAAACGCCACAGTCCTTCTCAAGGGACGCGTGGCTTGTGAGATCAACTCTGCACCCGAGCTCATTCTTACGGAACTCATTCTTGAAAATATTCTCGCCGATTACACACCCGAAGAGGTTGttgctcttctttcaaTCTTCGTGTTCGTGGAGAAGACGGAGTCTCAACCCATAATCCCAACCAAACTGCAGGATGGTCTAGACGTCATTTACAACATTGCAGAGCAGGTCGAAATGGAGCAGGCCTCCTGTCAAGTTCAACACGATGAGTTTGCCACCAAGTATAAACCTGGTCTGGTGGAAGTTGTTTATGAATGGGCAAGAGGAATG CCTTTCAACGAGATCACCAACTTAACGGATGTACCGGAAGGAACAATTGTGCGCGTAATTACGAGACTGGACGAGACTTGTAGAGAAGTTAGAGACGCGGCGAGAGTTATCGGCGACGCCGATCTGTtcaagaagatggaggaagcGCAGAGTTTGATTCGAAGAGATAGTGAGTCATTGCGTTTGAGCCTTGAATGTAACTGA
- a CDS encoding Hypothetical protein (Similar to TIGR gene model, INSD accession AAW45602.1; CNI02700), translating to MDPQQQADNDALASAVAASAHQLGLGPLHGHEHPDDGHHQPHHFHHALQQPDFSQGHHHKDGEGHHDQGMDVHALDIPTVDEGHHHVMEHHQSELDLGLGSIGTPGEMQGFDTGEMDQTPAEVYSGRPPSIRKACDLCHAAKQKCSGDRPSCTRCAAGGWPCNYAPRQRRRTVPKEQKHQQHHASQHTHHGLDMHHHHAHAMQLQSGAKKRKLAREALTGFGSEAIDMKMAMGMAMDMGLTGEEEGEEMQNMSDEQMLESIAIDGYLSDLPLASFVHNLPFTTTPAQEPVFNADDFPSSSDNAFPSADMDQHTTSALRDAIFSLNESGNGGQEGEGGGEHGDGEGGEEGQMDPHLALLDLSNMNNEADGEGSDPTAGLNLGDFTHPHTPTQSQGCNHRQLVPHILALLTSHTLDPKPGSNTPLTLAVFAPLARSLRLFHSLTACQTCMSSPRETLPQLALLSRTTTILTFPFPPINSSSVGSSAQITIHGARISGTGLSEAIEQHVVGVVWDSWRASVREVFAAMDKKAQEVITASGLAAAAAGNQEGGPVPQVSSLEKQRAGLVFQAVSRLVTAMDEVEGN from the exons ATGGACCCCCAACAACAAGCCGACAACGACGCCCTGGCCTCTGCCGTGGCTGCTTCCGCCCACCAACTCGGGTTAGGTCCTCTTCACGGCCACGAACACCCGGATGACGGCCACCACCAGCCTCACCACTTCCACCATGCCCTCCAGCAGCCCGACTTTAGCCAGGGTCACCATCACAAAGACGGAGAGGGCCATCATGACCAAGGGATGGATGTGCATGCGCTTGATATCCCGACAGTTGATGAGGGTCACCACCATGTGATGGAGCATCACCAGTCTGAGCTGGATCTGGGTCTTGGAAGTATTGGTACCCCCGGTGAGATGCAGGGCTTTGACACGGGAGAAATGGACCAGACACCAGCAGAGGTATACTCTGGCAGACCACCTAGTATCCGAAAAG CTTGTGATTTGTGCCACGCTGCCAAACAAAAGTGCTCTGGCGACCGTCCCTCTTGTACTCGCTGTGCTGCAGGTGGTTGGCCATGCAACTACGCTCCCCGTCAACGCCGTCGTACCGTCCCCAAGGAACAGAAGCACCAGCAGCATCACGCTTCACAACATACCCATCATGGGCTTGAcatgcaccaccaccatgCCCATGCGATGCAGTTACAGTCTGGCGCAAAGAAACGCAAACTCGCTAGGGAAGCTTTGACTGGATTCGGATCAGAAGCTATCGATATGAAGATGGCGATGGGTATGGCTATGGACATGGGTCTGACtggggaggaagaaggagaggaaaTGCAAAACATGTCTGATGAGCAGATG CTAGAATCTATTGCAATCGACGGTTATCTTTCCGACCTACCCCTGGCCTCTTTCGTCCACAACCTTCCATTCACCACTACTCCTGCTCAAGAACCTGTTTTCAACGCCGACGACTTCCCTTCCTCGTCAGATAACGCCTTTCCCAGTGCAGACATGGACCAACACACCACTTCCGCCCTCCGTGATGCCATTTTCTCTCTTAACGAGTCTGGTAATGGCGGACaagaaggtgaaggtgGAGGTGAGCATGGCGATGGTGAAGGAGGTGAAGAAGGTCAGATGGACCCGCATCTCGCGTTGCTTGATCTATCAAATATGAACAATGAAGCCGACGGCGAAGGTTCTGATCCTACTGCCGGTCTCAACCTCGGCGACTTTACCCACCCTCACACCCCTACCCAATCACAAGGATGCAACCACCGTCAACTCGTCCCTCATATCCTTGCACTCCTCACATCCCACACCCTTGACCCCAAGCCCGGATCCAACACCCCGCTAACCCTTGCCGTCTTTGCTCCTCTTGCTCGATCATTGCGATTATTCCATTCTCTCACTGCCTGCCAGACATGCATGTCGTCACCCCGAGAAACGCTACCTCAACTTGCCTTACTCTCACGTACCACCACCATTCTCACCTTCCCTTTCCCACCTATCAACTCTTCCTCAGTGGGCTCCTCAGCGCAGATTACCATCCACGGCGCTCGTATATCTGGTACTGGTCTTTCAGAGGCAATTGAACAACATGTCGTTGGCGTTGTTTGGGATTCATGGAGAGCAAGTGTAAGAGAGGTGTTTGCTGCGATGGATAAGAAAGCGCAGGAAGTTATCACTGCAAGCGGATTGGCTGCCGCTGCCGCAGGTAACCAAGAAGGAGGACCAGTACCACAAGTTAGCAGTTTGGAAAAGCAGAGAGCGGGTTTAGTGTTCCAGGCGGTATCGAGGTTGGTCACCGCAATGGATGAGGTTGAGGGGAATTAG